A segment of the Thermus sp. LT1-2-5 genome:
CCCGGGCACCCGGCCCACCATGGGGTAGAAGCGCTCCCCCACCCAAAGGCCTTGGGAGAGGTACATATACCCCCCGCACTCGGCCACCACGGGCCCGGGGAAGCGGCGGATGGCCTCCCTGAGGGCCCGGTTTTCCGAAAGCCTCTCGGCGAAGAGCTCGGGGTAGCCGCCCCCGAGGAGGAGGGCCTCCGCCTCGGGCAGGGCCTCGTCCTCCAGGGGGCTAAAGGGGAGGAGCTCGGCCCCCAAGGCCTCGAGGAGCTCCAGGGCCTCGGGGTAGTAGAAGCGGAAAGCCTTGTCCCAGGCGTAGGCCACCCGGGCTCGAGGCGGGCGCCTTTCGGGCAGGAAAGGCGGTGCCTCGGGAAGGGGCGGGGCAGAGGCCGCCAGGCGGAGGACCGCCTCCAGGTCCACCCGGAAGGCCCGCCCCAGGGCCACCAAGGGGAGCTCCACCTCCCCCGCCAGGACGAGGCCCAGGTGGCGCTCGGGCAGGGCGAGGGCGGGGTCCTGGGGCAGCCAGCCCAGAAGGGGCAGGCCCAAGGGCGCCAAGGCCTCCTCCAAAAGGGCCGCATGGCGCGCCGAGCCCACCCGGTTGGCGAAGACCCCCACGAGGCGAAGCCCGGGGTCATGGTCGCGGAAGCCCCGCACCAAGGCGGCGATGGAGCCGGCCATGCCCTTGGCGTCCACCACCAGGGCCACGGGCGCCCTCAGGAGCTTGGCCACCTGGGCCGTGGAGCCCACCCTCCCCAAGGGGTCCTTGCCGTCGAAAAGGCCCATGACCCCCTCCACCAGGGCGAAGTCCGCCCCCCTCGCCCCGTGGCGGAAGAGGGCGAGGAGGCCCGCCTCGTCCAGGAAGAAGCCGTCCAGGTTGTAGGGCCTGCGGCCACAGGCGGCCTCCAGGTGGGTGGGGTCGATGTAGTCGGGCCCCACCTTGAAGGGCTGGACCCGAAGGCCCCGCTCCCTAAGGGCCAGGGCCAGGGCGAGGCTCACGGTGGTCTTCCCCGTCCCGGAGTGGGGTGCCGCCAAGACCAGGCGCATCAGTGCTCGATCCCCCTTTGGGCCGGCACGCCCGCGTCGAAGGCGTGCTTGAGCTTGCGCATCTCCGTGACCGTATCCGCTAAGGCCAAAAGGGCCTCCGGCGCCCCCCTCCCCGTGACCACCACGTGCACGTGGGCGGGGCGGGCCTGGAGGGCCCCCAAGAACTCCTCCAAGGAGATCCAGCCGTAGCGCAGGGGATAGGTGGCCTCGTCCAGGATCACCAGGTCGTAGGCCCCGGAGAGGAGGGCTTCCTTGGCCCTCTCCCAGCCCTCCTGGGCCAGGCGGGCGGAGGCGGCAAGGTCTTGGCTCTTCCAGGTGAAGCCGTCCCCTAGGCCCTCGATGGGGATGCCGAGGAGGGCAAGGGCCCTATGCTCCCCGAAGCGGGCGGTGGCGTGCTTGAGGAACTGGAAGACCCGCACCCGCAGGCCCCGGCCGTGGGCCCGCAGGGCCAGGCCGAAGGCGGCGGTGCTTTTCCCCTTGCCATCCCCGGTGTAAACGATGAGAAGCCCCCGCCGCTCCCCCTGGGGCCTGGCGTAGGGCTTTAGACGCCGAGGCTCTTCCATAGGGCATAGCCTAGCAGGGAAGAGAGCTCCGCCAAGGCGATCATGGCCCCCAGGATGTCCCCGTTTACCCCCCCGAGCCGGGCCAGGGCGAGCCGCGCCACGAGGAAGGCGGCGAGGAGGGCGGAAAGGGCGGGCAGAGGGAAGAGGAGGGGAAAGGGGAGGGCCAAGAGGAGGGCAAGCCCCCAGGGCCCCCCCCGTATGGCGGCCGCCATCCCCGGGCCCAACAGGGGGTAGCGGTGGAGGAAGGGCAGGCAGGCGAAGCGGGCGAAGCCCGGGAAGAGGAGGAGGAAAAGGGGGTCTTGCCCCGCCCCCAGGGCCTGCCAGAGGAGGAGGAGGTAAAGCCCCCCCACCCCGAAGGCGAAGGGCCCCAGGTGGGGGTCCTTGAGGATGCGAAGCCTCTCCTCCCGGGGGCGGTGGCCCAAAAGGGCGTCGGCGGCGTCCAGAAGGCCATCCAGGTGGAGAAACCCCGTGAGGCCGAGGAGGGAGGCCGCCTGGAGGGCCGCCAAAAGCCCCGGGGGCAAGGGAAGGAGGGCGAGGAGGGCGAGGGAAGCCCCCAGGGCGTAGCCCACCAGGGGGAAGAAGGCCACCCCGCGGCGGAAGTCCTCCGCCTGGAGCGGCACGGGCACGGGGAGGACGGAAAGGAGGGAGAAGGCGGCGAGAAGCGCCCGCAACACCTACAGGCCCCGGGAAACCCCCGCCTCGGCGAAGGTGGCCATGTGCAGGATGCGGGCCGCAGCCCGGAGGAGGGGCATGGCGAGGACCGCCCCCGTCCCCTCCCCCAGGGCCAGGTCCAGGTTCAAGAGGGGCCTCAAGCCCAGGGCCTCGAGGAGGTGGCGGTGGCCGGGCTCCCGGGAGAGGTGGCCGGCGAAGAGGTGGTCCCGGAGCCCGGGCTCCAGGCGGTAGGCCAAAAAGGCCCCAGCGGTCACGGGGAAGCCGTCCAGGACCAGGGGCACCCCCTGGGCGTAGCCCTCCAGGTACACCCCGGCGATGGCGAGGAGCTCGAGGCCCCCAAGCTCCGCCGCCACCGCCAAGGGGTCCATCCCGGGGCGAAGGCGGGCGAGGGCCCTCGCCACCGCCTCCCGCTTGCGCCTTAGCCCCGCCTCCCCCACCCCCGTCCCCCGACCCACCACCTCCTCAGGGGCAAGGCCCAAGAGCCCAGCGGTGAGGGCGGCGGCGGCTGTGGTGTTCCCGATGCCCATATCCCCGGCGGCGAGGAGGGTGGCCCCCTCCGCCAGGGCCCGCCGCGCCGCCTCCCGCCCCGCCAGGAGGGCCCTTTCCGCCTCCTCCCGGGTGAGGGCGGGCTCCGCCGCCAAGTTACGGGTCCCCTCCCGCACCTTGCGCTTGAGGAGCCGGGGGTGGTCGGGAAGCTCCCCCTTGACCCCCACGTCCAGCACGTACACCTCGCAGTCCGCCGCCAGGGCCAACTGGTTGATGGCCGCCCCGCCCCGGAGGAAGTTCAGGACCATCTGCCGGGTGACCTCCTGGGGGTAGGCGGAAACCCCTTCCGCCACCACCCCGTGGTCGGCGGCGGCCACCACCACCGCCCCCCGGCCAAGCTCCGGCTTCACCCGGCCCTGGATAGCGGCCAGGCGCACCGCCACCTCCTCCAGGTACCCCAGGGAACGGGGCGGCTTGGTGAGCTCCTCCATACGCTTTTGGGCCTCCTCCAAAATACCCCGATCCATGGCCCTTACTATACACTCTTCCCGTGGAGCTCTGGCTCGTGCGCCACGGGGAAACCCTCTGGAACCGGGAGGGGAGGCTCTTGGGCTGGACCGACCTCTCCCTCACGCCCTTGGGGAGGAAGCAGGCGAGGGCCCTCAGGGGCCTCCTCCCGCCCCTGCCCGCCTTTAGCTCGGACCTCAAGCGGGCCCTGGAAACGGCGGCCCTGGCGGGTTTCGCCCCCATTCCTAGCCCCGCCCTGCGGGAGATCCACTTCGGGGCGTTGGAGGGGGCTTTCTGGGAGGAACTGGAGGCGGTCCACAAGGAGGCCCTCCTCCGCTTCCAAGGGTTTGCGCCCCCAGAGGGGGAGCGCCTCGAGGCCTTTCAAGAAAGGGTCTTCCGCTTCCTGGAAGGGCTAAAGGGGTCAGCCCTCCTCTTCACCCACGGGGGGGTGGTGCGGGCGGTGCTCCGGGCCCTGGGGGAAGACAGCCTCGTGCCCTTGGGAAGCGCCGTGGTGGTGGATTGGCCCCAAAGGGTCCTGGGGAAGGTCTTGACACCAACCATTGACGGGGAACCTCCGCCGAAGTAAAACAGGGGCAAGCCCCTTAGCGGGGCCCGTGCGGCTAGGGCGCCCCAAGGCCCGGATGTCTTGGGGCATAAAAGGGGGAAGACCGGTGAAAGTCCGGCGCTGTGCCGCAACGGTAACCGGCCCATACCTAAGGCCCCTCCTCATTGGCCGGAAGCCCGAACACCCGCCCTAGCCCGCGCCTCACCTGCCCCCGAGCAGGGGCGAAAGGAGGCAAGGATGAGAAGAGAACCTGGTCCTCGGCTTAGGCCTGTAGCTTCCCGTACACATAGAGGGACCCCATGACGGGCCTGGATCTTTTGGCCGTGGCCCTAGGGATGCGCCACGGCGTGGACCCCGACCACCTGGCTGCAGTGGACGGGCTTTCCCGGGTGCGCCCCTCCCCCTATAACGGCGTCCTCTTCGCCCTGGGGCACGGTGGGGTGGTCACCCTGCTGGCCTTCCCCGCCGCCGCCCTCCTGGAACGGGTGGACCTGGAGGCCCTCCACCTCCCCCCCCTGCTCCTTCTCCTGGTGGGAGGGCTTAACCTGTACCGCCTCCTCAGACCCGAGGAAAGGGCGCCTGCCCGCCTTCCCCTCCTCCACCCCCTCCTCCTCGGCCTTCTCTTCGGCTTGGGGTTTGAAACAGCTAGCCAGCTCTCCGCCCTGGCCCTTTCTGCGGAACTTTCCCCCTTGCGCCTGGGACTCCTCTTCACCCTGGGGATGCTCCTGGTGGACGGGGTGGACGGGTTCCTGGCAAGCCGCCTGCAGAACCTAGCCCACGACTCGGAGCGGGCCAGGCGGGCGAGCCGCTTCCTGGGCTGGACAGTGGTGGCGGTGGCCTTCCTCCTGGCCGCGGCTGAACTCTTGGCCCTGGACCTCGAGGCCCTCGCCCTCCCCTTGGGCCTGGGCCTCTTTGGGCTTTTAGTCTCCTTGAGGCTTTACGCCCTGCGCCCGGCATGAGCCACCCCTACCCCCCGCCCCGCGACAAGAAGGGAAGCCGCATCGGCTTCACCACGGGGGCTAACGCCGCTGCCGCGGCCAAGGCCGCGGCCCTGGCTCTCCTGGGGGAGGCCCCGGAGGTGGTGGACATCTGGCTTCCCGCAGGCTGGCGGCAGCCCTTCCAGGTCTTCCGCCTGGAGCGGAAGGGGGATGGGGTTTTGGTGGGGATGATCAAGGACGCCGGGGACGACCCCGACGTGACCCACGGGACGGAGATCCAGGCCTACGTGCGCTTCGCCAGCGCAGACCAAATAGAGGGGGGCGAAGGGGTGGGGGTGGTGACCAAGCCCGGGCTCGGGGTGCCCGTGGGGGAGCCCGCCATCAACCCCGTGCCCCGGCGGATGATCTGGGAGGCGGTGCGGGAGGCGACGGACCGCCCCTTGGCCATCGCCATCGCCATCCCTGGAGGGGAGGAGCTGGCCAAAAAAACCCTCAACCCTAGGCTTGGGATCCTGGGGGGCCTCTCCGTGCTTGGCACCACGGGGGTGGTAAAGCCCTACTCCACCAGCGCCTTCCGCATGAGCGTGGTCCAGGCGGTGGGGGTGGCGCGGGCCAATGGCCTTTTGGAGATCGCCGCCACCACCGGGGGAAAAAGCGAGCGCTTCGCCCAAAGGCTCCTTCCCCACCTTCCCGAGATGGCCTTCATAGAGATGGGGGATTTCGTGGGGGATGTGCTCAGGGCGGCGCGGAAGGTGGGGATAGAAGTGGTGCGGATCGTGGGGATGATCGGAAAAGTATCCAAGATGGCCGACGGCAAGACTATGACCCACGCCGCGGGCGGCGAGGTGAACCTACCCATGCTCCTGGGCCTCCTCAAGGAAGCGGGGGCAAGCCCTCGGGCCCTTAAGGAGGCGGAAGGGGCCGCCACCGCCCGCCGCTTCCTGGAGCTCGCCCTGGAGGAAGGGCTTGACCGCTTCTTCCTGAACCTGGTGCGCCTAGCGCAGGAGAAGCTCCAGGCCTATATTGGCCCGCGCCCCTTCGTGAGCGTGGCCCTGACGGACTTCGACGAGGGGCGGTGCCTCGCCGCTTGGCCGGACCGGGAGGTGTACCGTGGATGACCTGATCAAGGCCCAAAGGAACCCAG
Coding sequences within it:
- a CDS encoding adenosylcobinamide-GDP ribazoletransferase → MLRALLAAFSLLSVLPVPVPLQAEDFRRGVAFFPLVGYALGASLALLALLPLPPGLLAALQAASLLGLTGFLHLDGLLDAADALLGHRPREERLRILKDPHLGPFAFGVGGLYLLLLWQALGAGQDPLFLLLFPGFARFACLPFLHRYPLLGPGMAAAIRGGPWGLALLLALPFPLLFPLPALSALLAAFLVARLALARLGGVNGDILGAMIALAELSSLLGYALWKSLGV
- a CDS encoding nickel permease; this encodes MTGLDLLAVALGMRHGVDPDHLAAVDGLSRVRPSPYNGVLFALGHGGVVTLLAFPAAALLERVDLEALHLPPLLLLLVGGLNLYRLLRPEERAPARLPLLHPLLLGLLFGLGFETASQLSALALSAELSPLRLGLLFTLGMLLVDGVDGFLASRLQNLAHDSERARRASRFLGWTVVAVAFLLAAAELLALDLEALALPLGLGLFGLLVSLRLYALRPA
- a CDS encoding cobalt-precorrin-5B (C(1))-methyltransferase, which produces MSHPYPPPRDKKGSRIGFTTGANAAAAAKAAALALLGEAPEVVDIWLPAGWRQPFQVFRLERKGDGVLVGMIKDAGDDPDVTHGTEIQAYVRFASADQIEGGEGVGVVTKPGLGVPVGEPAINPVPRRMIWEAVREATDRPLAIAIAIPGGEELAKKTLNPRLGILGGLSVLGTTGVVKPYSTSAFRMSVVQAVGVARANGLLEIAATTGGKSERFAQRLLPHLPEMAFIEMGDFVGDVLRAARKVGIEVVRIVGMIGKVSKMADGKTMTHAAGGEVNLPMLLGLLKEAGASPRALKEAEGAATARRFLELALEEGLDRFFLNLVRLAQEKLQAYIGPRPFVSVALTDFDEGRCLAAWPDREVYRG
- a CDS encoding cobyrinate a,c-diamide synthase, with protein sequence MRLVLAAPHSGTGKTTVSLALALALRERGLRVQPFKVGPDYIDPTHLEAACGRRPYNLDGFFLDEAGLLALFRHGARGADFALVEGVMGLFDGKDPLGRVGSTAQVAKLLRAPVALVVDAKGMAGSIAALVRGFRDHDPGLRLVGVFANRVGSARHAALLEEALAPLGLPLLGWLPQDPALALPERHLGLVLAGEVELPLVALGRAFRVDLEAVLRLAASAPPLPEAPPFLPERRPPRARVAYAWDKAFRFYYPEALELLEALGAELLPFSPLEDEALPEAEALLLGGGYPELFAERLSENRALREAIRRFPGPVVAECGGYMYLSQGLWVGERFYPMVGRVPGEATMAERPVLGYREVEALRDSPVARAGEAFKGHEFHYARLPPSPSPAWRRVGGEEVEGYTDGRVLASFVHLYLPARIGGAERLLAWAEGGGKHF
- the cobO gene encoding cob(I)yrinic acid a,c-diamide adenosyltransferase, with the translated sequence MEEPRRLKPYARPQGERRGLLIVYTGDGKGKSTAAFGLALRAHGRGLRVRVFQFLKHATARFGEHRALALLGIPIEGLGDGFTWKSQDLAASARLAQEGWERAKEALLSGAYDLVILDEATYPLRYGWISLEEFLGALQARPAHVHVVVTGRGAPEALLALADTVTEMRKLKHAFDAGVPAQRGIEH
- a CDS encoding histidine phosphatase family protein, coding for MELWLVRHGETLWNREGRLLGWTDLSLTPLGRKQARALRGLLPPLPAFSSDLKRALETAALAGFAPIPSPALREIHFGALEGAFWEELEAVHKEALLRFQGFAPPEGERLEAFQERVFRFLEGLKGSALLFTHGGVVRAVLRALGEDSLVPLGSAVVVDWPQRVLGKVLTPTIDGEPPPK
- the cobT gene encoding nicotinate-nucleotide--dimethylbenzimidazole phosphoribosyltransferase — its product is MDRGILEEAQKRMEELTKPPRSLGYLEEVAVRLAAIQGRVKPELGRGAVVVAAADHGVVAEGVSAYPQEVTRQMVLNFLRGGAAINQLALAADCEVYVLDVGVKGELPDHPRLLKRKVREGTRNLAAEPALTREEAERALLAGREAARRALAEGATLLAAGDMGIGNTTAAAALTAGLLGLAPEEVVGRGTGVGEAGLRRKREAVARALARLRPGMDPLAVAAELGGLELLAIAGVYLEGYAQGVPLVLDGFPVTAGAFLAYRLEPGLRDHLFAGHLSREPGHRHLLEALGLRPLLNLDLALGEGTGAVLAMPLLRAAARILHMATFAEAGVSRGL